Proteins encoded in a region of the Nostoc sp. UHCC 0926 genome:
- a CDS encoding macrolide family glycosyltransferase: MSRAVFLNVSAAGHVFPSFGLVAELIRRGEEVIYYEIPKFQKEIEAFGASFRFYPPLRIEAAPQSHNDFSLVPVLTWTANEMLSALLESVRADKPDYIIHDSLCLWGKLVAQLLNVPAVNTIASAAFCPRSFYECPQLQEKLPELLSETSPDIQVFRQYETELRETYKIPPIEFIDTFTNPEPLNICYLPPELQPYVDKFDQSFHFVGPCDPVRAIASDFPMEVLRKGKLILISFGSIHDPGLAFYKSCIEAFHNIDAQVVMVLSPEINPAQLGDVPTNFIIRATGTIPQLKILERTSLFIMHGAGGGAREAAWHSTPTIAIPQTYEQEIISRRLQEQGAGIMILPQDVNSERLRETALHILNNDSFQANSDRLGDACRAAGGAKRAVDEILGYVAMSGSKG; this comes from the coding sequence ATGAGCCGTGCTGTATTTCTGAATGTTTCAGCAGCTGGGCATGTGTTCCCAAGCTTTGGTTTAGTAGCAGAACTGATTCGCAGAGGTGAAGAAGTTATTTACTATGAAATTCCCAAATTCCAGAAAGAAATTGAGGCATTTGGGGCATCTTTTCGTTTTTATCCACCACTACGAATTGAGGCAGCACCACAAAGCCATAATGATTTTTCGCTAGTACCAGTTTTGACTTGGACTGCTAACGAAATGTTGAGCGCACTTCTGGAATCGGTTCGCGCGGACAAACCAGACTACATTATTCACGACTCGCTGTGTCTTTGGGGAAAATTGGTAGCACAGCTGCTCAACGTCCCGGCAGTTAACACTATTGCCAGCGCTGCATTTTGTCCGCGCAGCTTCTATGAATGTCCGCAACTTCAGGAGAAACTACCTGAATTGTTGTCAGAAACATCGCCCGATATCCAGGTGTTTCGTCAATATGAAACAGAACTGCGAGAGACTTACAAAATTCCACCCATTGAATTTATCGATACTTTTACCAATCCAGAACCCTTAAATATTTGTTATTTACCACCGGAACTCCAGCCATACGTCGATAAATTTGACCAAAGCTTTCACTTTGTCGGCCCTTGCGATCCGGTGCGGGCGATCGCATCTGATTTTCCAATGGAAGTGTTGCGAAAAGGCAAGCTGATCTTGATTTCATTCGGCAGCATTCACGATCCGGGATTAGCTTTTTACAAAAGTTGCATAGAGGCATTTCATAACATCGATGCTCAAGTTGTAATGGTACTGAGTCCAGAGATAAATCCTGCCCAACTGGGGGATGTACCTACAAATTTTATCATTCGAGCTACAGGCACAATTCCCCAACTGAAGATATTAGAACGCACCAGCTTATTTATCATGCACGGTGCGGGAGGCGGCGCACGGGAAGCGGCGTGGCACTCAACCCCCACAATCGCAATTCCTCAAACCTACGAGCAAGAGATAATTTCACGTCGCCTTCAGGAGCAGGGTGCGGGAATCATGATTTTGCCCCAAGATGTCAATTCTGAACGTTTGCGAGAGACGGCACTACACATCCTGAACAATGATTCATTTCAGGCAAATAGCGATCGTCTGGGTGATGCTTGTCGGGCAGCTGGAGGAGCAAAGCGGGCAGTGGATGAAATTCTCGGATATGTGGCAATGAGTGGAAGTAAAGGATAA
- a CDS encoding NAD-dependent epimerase/dehydratase family protein, protein MRKLLVTGSSGLIGSEVCLHFAKQGWKIHGIDNNQRAVFFGTQGDTRWNQWRLESLIKGFVHHEIDIRDRISILELIESLKPDAIVHTAAQPSHDLAAKIPFDDFDINAVGTLNLLEATRRFASSAAFVHMSTNKVYGDAPNEIPMLELNKRWDYSDYTYKHGIPESFRIDQSKHSLFGASKVAADVMVQEYGRYFGLKTCCLRGGCLTGPNHSGVELHGFLSYLVKSNLEARTYKVFGYKGKQVRDNIHSYDVARFIEEFIQAPKSGEVYNLGGGKENTCSILEAFDIVASLTGKKMRYEYVNKNREGDHICYYSDLRKMKQDYPNWSITKPLQLIFSEIVGAWSDKLTYIA, encoded by the coding sequence ATGAGAAAGTTACTTGTAACTGGTTCATCAGGGCTAATTGGCTCAGAAGTTTGTTTGCATTTTGCCAAACAAGGATGGAAAATTCACGGTATAGATAATAACCAAAGAGCCGTTTTTTTTGGAACTCAAGGAGATACTCGTTGGAATCAATGGCGTTTAGAATCTTTGATTAAAGGTTTTGTGCATCATGAGATAGATATTCGCGATCGCATTAGCATCCTAGAGTTAATCGAGAGTCTCAAACCAGATGCGATCGTCCACACAGCAGCACAACCAAGCCACGATTTGGCTGCGAAGATTCCTTTTGATGACTTTGATATCAATGCTGTAGGAACGTTAAATTTGTTGGAAGCAACTCGCAGATTTGCCTCGTCTGCGGCTTTTGTACATATGTCTACCAACAAAGTATATGGAGATGCACCGAATGAAATTCCCATGTTGGAGTTAAACAAACGTTGGGACTATAGTGACTACACTTATAAGCATGGTATCCCGGAATCTTTCCGCATCGACCAATCAAAACACTCTCTATTCGGTGCTTCAAAAGTTGCTGCTGATGTGATGGTTCAAGAATATGGTCGCTATTTTGGGCTGAAAACATGCTGTTTGCGAGGCGGATGTTTGACAGGCCCTAATCATAGTGGTGTGGAATTACATGGATTTCTCAGCTATTTGGTAAAATCTAATTTAGAAGCTCGCACCTATAAAGTGTTTGGTTACAAGGGTAAGCAAGTACGAGACAATATCCACTCTTATGATGTTGCTCGATTTATTGAAGAGTTTATCCAAGCCCCCAAAAGCGGTGAAGTTTACAATTTGGGGGGAGGAAAGGAAAATACCTGTTCCATCTTAGAAGCCTTTGATATTGTTGCTTCACTGACTGGCAAAAAGATGCGGTATGAGTATGTAAATAAAAACCGCGAGGGAGACCATATATGTTACTACAGTGACCTGCGGAAAATGAAGCAGGATTATCCCAACTGGTCGATCACCAAACCCTTGCAATTGATATTCTCAGAAATTGTCGGTGCTTGGTCAGATAAACTTACGTATATTGCTTGA